From the Conexivisphaerales archaeon genome, the window AGAATAGAACAAATACACTGTTCAAAAAGTAGAACGGCGATACTGTTTTAGAGCTGGGCAGGTTCATGATGGCGGGCTTGGACAAAGGCATCATCGAATCAAAACTCAAAGGCAATACTCTAAGGGTCTACATGTTCGCACTCAGGAGAAGAAAGGTGGGTGTGAGAGAAGTACAGAGGGGGCTGAACATGTCCAATCCGTCTTTAGCCCAGTACCATCTGAACAAGCTTGTAGAGCTTGGACTTCTTAAGGAGAACAATGGGGAATATGAGATTTCGAGCGAAGTGAAGGTCGATGTCATGAGAGATTTTCTTCTCCTAGGAAGCTTGCTCGTACCAAGGTTTGTGTTCTATGCTGGCTTCTTCAGCGTCTTTTCAGCCTATTTTCTTTACCTCTCGTCAGAACTTGCTAGAACTCAGCCTCTCTTCTTTGCTCCTACAACACTTCTTGTAATAGCAACTGCAATCTTCTGGTATGAAGCTGTACATGCATGGAGGAACGCACCAGTAACCTAGGCCCGTCTATTAATGAAGAAATTGCTTTAGGGTTTGTATTTTACTTGCTTTTTTCTTCCTGTGCAGCCTTTTTACTTGTTCTCTTTACAGTCTTCTTGGACTTGGGTGCTTCTTTCGCTTCAACCTTTACTTCTTCCCTGACTTCTTCAGCTTCTTTCTTCTCAGCTTCTTTCTGCTTTGGAGCCTCAGGCGATTCGAAGATTTCTGTGAATGTTACTCTGCTTATTCCCTTCACAAACTTGAATATTTCATCCGACACAGCCTTCTTGGCGTACTGAATACCATCCATGAAGAGGACGTCCTGAGGAAGCTGTATCGTTGCTGAATCCTCCTTCAGCTCCAGCTGAACCTTAGATTCATCAACCGGTATTCTTCTCTTTATCAGTGCAAGTGCTATCTCTTTCGGGTCAGAAAGGGTCTTTACAACCTCGACATCATATATTATGTTCTTCCCTGCTAGTCTGTG encodes:
- a CDS encoding FKBP-type peptidyl-prolyl cis-trans isomerase, producing the protein MEQGTLALINYVAKVKETGEVLEVTKEEDAKALAVYDASSKYEPKLVAVGEQWVLKGLDEALLKAKPGEKLTVEIPPEKGFGHRDPSKIRLIPIRRFGDDASRLKVGEQVQVDNRIGTVRFIGSGRVQVDFNHRLAGKNIIYDVEVVKTLSDPKEIALALIKRRIPVDESKVQLELKEDSATIQLPQDVLFMDGIQYAKKAVSDEIFKFVKGISRVTFTEIFESPEAPKQKEAEKKEAEEVREEVKVEAKEAPKSKKTVKRTSKKAAQEEKSK